The DNA sequence GTCGCGAGGCCCTTGAATCAATGCGGCGAAGCATGGGTGACGGTGTCTGCAGCGCCAGCGCactaatgttcgaagctgaacgtttcgcaATGGTCCCCACAGTAAGCGAATGACCAACGATAATACGTATTTGCTTCAAGCTATTACAACGCACGGAAAAAGTACGTTACAAGCCTCGTTCctggaaagaacaaatatatCTCAACTGAGCCCACCCGTGAGGGATCGGGTGGAAAATCAACAATCAGATATTGACCGACCGGACACTTTACTGAATCAGAAATATGACAAGTCGCTGTTTAAGTGTAGTTGCTAAATAAAGAAGGAAGAGCTAAACACTCTGATACTGATTCACTTCGTAAACAGAAAgttaggatagcttggaatacatttttaGCCCCGCTTTTATTTCAAACACCGTATAAGCTGATCGAGCCGTTTGGACAAAGCGTAAtaagctccgaaagcgcttacatgtccttTGAAGCAGTGTCCAAAGCTTCGCCTGTCgcccacccagtcaccgtctacgatattcGGCGGAACAGAGCTTCGCAGAGCGCACCGGTATCATGTACGTccattgtaaacacagaggcaacgcacgcagttgaggcaagcaatggtcgccacgtgatcaaacatggcagcgcccgcgGGATCGCCGGGAAAAGGGTCAGTCCTGATTCAAACAGGCCACCGCCCCCTCTGTCTAATGAAAAGCTACTATTACGTGATGGCGATAACTATTCTAAGATTGCCTAGCAAGACATATAATTCAGTCGCACAGAGAGATTATTTGTAGAACAATTATTTACATTTTGTTTCCCAGTACCGTAACAGTGTTTTTCGTTTTCGAATGCGGCTGCTGTTTTCTGCGTAATGGCCACTTAAAAACCTTGCAGGAACTTGACGCATTCTTGTCTTTTACGGTGTTCTCGTTTAGCTCCCATTACTGCGTATTGACCAATTTCGAAATCAGCACAACTAGAAGATCTCGATTCAGTTGCATATTACGGGACCTTCGTATGCGTGTAAGTAATTTAGTCTGATACACGTCACGAATATAAACTTGTCGTATTTTTTTCCCTTGCATCGAAAAGATTCCCCAGTAAACACCCCAAATCGTGTTTTCATCGCGTAGGGTAAATAGCAAGACAACAAAAGGACAGCGGGCCTTTGAAGGTATGCAATAAAGAACGTCCAATTGGAATTGTATAACCTGTTTGTAAATAAGTTTTATTAAAGTGAAAATTTCGGTGGTTCTAGAGAACAACGTGGACGTGTATTGTCCATCCATTGCTGTAGCAGTGGGCCCAACGCGATGCTTCAGGCAAATTATTTGGGCCTGCATTTTTATGCGATGACCACATTGTTCTTGATGCAAATGCTGACGCCTTTGTCCCCCACAAGCTTGAGGTGGACTTGGCTTTTCATCTGCGAAGATAAAAAATTCAcagacgattatgatactccgtAATTCGAAATTTGAGGGCAGCTCTATATAATCTGCATATCATAGCGATCGCTAATAAAGACGAATACATGGGAAGAGGACACGAAACGATGACACGGATTGTATGCCCTTGTCATCGTTTTGTGTTCTCTGTGCCTGTCTTCGTCTTTATGAGGGGTCAATACGATATGCAGTAAAGATCAACTATATAGGCTGAACTCAAGTTCttctctatacgtgttttcatttcgcgatatgttggttgaagtatacaatcgtctcgtgcggcacgttccaaacggagcgatGTGTGACGCATCTGCCTCGATaaccgggagatcgcgagaggcagggcttgggtgacgcgtgggtgcgactCACAGCAGCCGACGCATgcaaacagacctccgctcacgctATGCTTCGTTTCCATAGAGACGACGCACGCTACTGTGTAGCCACATCGTAGTCATCGTCGCCACACAGCCAGTCTTGCGGGGTACTACGCTGCGACCCCTGGCGGGCTATAGagaaagcgcatattgctacacgTACAAGGAAAAGGCGCCGCGAGCATTCACAGCAACCACCGCGGCGCCGAAGCACAATCGGAAAGGGCGCAACGCGATTGCTACATTTCGTCTACAGCTTGgttgtacatccactttcacagggcggAATAGTGGCGGATTTTTTAAAATGCGCAGGCATTTCTATGGCTACCCAACGAGGAAgcctgtccgtcacgtaagaggAATCACTATAAAGAAAATACTGCATAAAACAGAGGCGTTGTCGATATAtgtggtgatggtggaataaaattcAGCTCTAGAAACACATGCAGAGCCGACTTGGTGCGTTTTAGACATCCTGATTTTGCCACCATTTGAAGCTATTTTCTAAACACGTGCTGGTGTGTCTAACGGATTCTTTTCACAACTGAGGCCGCAAGTGGTTGTAGCCTCTATAGAGAAACCAACGCAGGTCATTAATAAGTCACTTCATTATTGCACACAGCGCTGGTAGGACCCGTAATCGACGAGGACACGCAGCATTGTCTGTGTAGAACGTAGTTAAGATGCCGCGTTCTCGGTTTTTATATCCCCTAAATTATGCATACCTTTTTGTTTCTTATTTCCACCCTAACTTTCAGTTCTTTTTCTGGGTGAATGTACAGGGTGCCCAtaaatgttatttatttattcaagtcaCGTCCCAGGCTCCAAGCACCGGAGcattgtgtgaggggggggggggggagattacaCAGATAGGGGCAAAGTCAGGAGCTTGAGTGACATGATTATACAACGCTTATTGACGGTTACTACCCATGACTAAAACGCAACAACATCTTTATGCAATAGTTAATGACGCCTTAGTAACTAGAAAATATGGCGGTTACTTGGGCTCTAAAAACTAGCAGCCTATTGACTGTTAGTGCCGATCCGTAAAACTCAAGGGCGTGTTTATACAATAGTTAATGACACGTTAGTAACTAGAAAATGTGGCGCTTACTTCGGCCCTAAAACAAGCAGAATCACGAATGTTGACGATGTGTTCCGGAAGGCTGTTCCAGTGGATGATCGCCTGCAGCAAGGCGGATGAATTATATGGTACGGTTATACCAGAAATGCGTTGGAAGTTTTAACGGTTGTTTAAACGACGTGATGAGCGGTAAGGTTGCACAAGAGGCAGCGTTGAATGACTGGCAATAGATACTATTTTGTGAAACAGGCACATTAGTGCGATTATTCGCCGTGATTGCAATGATTACCATGATTTCTAGATTAAGTATTAATTATATTTATGATCGTAATGTGGTGTTTTTTATTACAGTGTACAAAGGGACCCACaatggttctgtccagctgtcTCTCGTTCAACTCTTTCGCCACGAGGAGCGCTGTGTAGATACATCGCAAAAATGGCTTCCCCCCAGGAGAAAGCTCAGTGTGTTGTGTGGCTATCAGAAACCAAATTATCGATTACTATTCAACGAAAGTTTAGGTCCCATAATGGAAAGAAAGCGCCCGATGTGAAGTTAATCAGAACaaagaagaaacttttttttagcAACAGGTCGGTTCACGAACGGGCACGCAGCGGCAGAACATGTGTTTCGGAGGTGACTGCGCAGCCATTTCAAACAGCATTGACGAGGTCGCCACAGAAATCGACTAGACGAGCTAGCACGTGAGCTCCAGGTGCCAGGGAGTACACTGCATAAAGTGGTTCGCAAACCTCTTCAATTGTATGCGTACAAGGTCCAGGTTGTACAGGCATTTATAACCGGAATATCGCCGAAAATGTGAATAATTTGCAAAGCACATGCTGAACTGTTTGCAGGAGGTCAATGATTTCTTGAAGCATATGTGTTTTTTTCGATGAGGCTAGATTTCGTGCTCATTTAAGCGCCATAATGTCCGGATCTGGGGATCAGAAAATCCTCATGTCGTACGAGAACATATTCGGGACAGTCCGAAGGTTAACGTGTGGCGTGCGTTAATGTGTGATCGAGTGACTGGCCCATTTTGCCCCCTTGAAAGCAATGCAAGTGGATATGTTTACCTAGATATGTTGGTGAATTATGCCATTTTCCAGCTACAGGATATGCAAAGCACTATCATCTATCAGCAAGGTGGCGCTCCCCGTCATTGGTCTCTAgaagtctgctcttttcttaatgAAACTTTCCCCAACAGGTGGATTGGCAGAGACAGCCCAAttccatggcctctgagatcacaCGACATTATCCGCTTATATTCCCTTCTTTGGGGTTTTGTGAAAGATGTTGCGTACAAAACAGCAGTTCCTGATATTGTGACATTGCAACAACACATCAGAGATGCCATTGGCACAATCGCAGAAGACATGTTGCAGAATGTGTGGCAAGAGATTGAATACCGGCTTAATATTTTGCCTGTTACTAGGGGTGCACATGTTGAAGTGTATTACCTGCACGTTCATGCAAGGTTTAAAACTTAATGAGTACATGCATATGTGCCATAACGCATGTTTCATTTACTGTATCATATTAAGAGATACATTGTTTTCATATCAGGGTAAGCATTGatggacaccctgcatatattttTACACAAAGGCTTAATGAACTTTCTTTCAATGGATAGCTTTCGTGTGGTACCTACCGGTTCAAATATCTAGTTAACTAAGTTTGTTGTTGCTGAGACGTGCCAAATGATCGCACATCCAACTTTTCAACACTGTAGTTGCATCCAATACACACTATAACAAAGTTTTCGAGAAGCGGCGTATACCAATGGCACAACGACATACAGTGATATGACTGTCTACAAATTAGAGTGCATTTCACATTCGAACCCAAATTGAAACATAATTTGTGACATTAGTCTGATAGAATTTGCAAACTAATAATATAGAAAAATGACTAGGTAGATATGACTCCTCATTTCCGTCAGTGAAGTTGGCCCGTTTATCAAACGCTGTGGTCGCATTGCGGAGACAGCATGGAGCCGGTCCACAGGTCCCTTAACACCTCGGCGTACCACCCTCCCCCATCTCTTTCCCCACTTTAATTTTACATCGAAATGGCAGTCGAATGCACGCAAATAAGAAAACAAGTGAACTTTGATTGCACGGCAAACTGGCGCGTGACCGCCATCTCGGTGGGCTGCTTACATCGGAGTGTCTAAGCTCGCAGCTGCGCGCTGATTGTCGGATCAGCTCTTTGGTAAATTTGGCTTCATTGACTTTTTTTGGTAAATCCAGAGTTCGGAAAAGTAGATTCGGCATTCATTTTTCAGTCTTTTAAACCAGGAACGTTAGACTCTATAactacatatgtatgtatgtatgtatgtatgtatgtatgtatgtatgtatgtatgtatgtatgtatgtatgtatgtatgtatgtatgtatgtatgtatgtatgtatgtatgtatgtatgtatgtatgtatgtatgtatgtatgtatgtatgtatgtatgtatgtatgtatgtatgtatgtatgtatgtatgtatgtatgtatgtatgtatgtatgtatgtatgtatgtatgtatgtatgtatgtatgtacagagTCGTCAACTCACGGGAGGAGCAAACCACGGCACATCCACTTCCAAAATTCCATTGTACGTATTTCCCTTGGCGATGGGGCACTCAATAACCTTGCACATGTTTCTCTCCAGACCGGGGATTGGTAGCAGGACGCCGAACACATCCATGGTGGCGTCGAGCCTAGCGGTGTCACTGTCTTGGTCTGCAGAAGGCGTGTAAGGTAGAAGTGGAGAACGAGAAAGCTTATTAGCAGTCCATGAGTGAAGACGTGCAATGAACTCTACAATATATAAAtgtaattaaaatatttgttgtAAGCACGGGAAGGCAAAGATGCCctttcatattgttacgcgaaggacgagtcagtaagacgggTAACTGTTttcagattatatttacaacagcggttgaagcgctgaccggttagattcacagcgcgagcccagttcgttcttccttgtcttttctcgagtgatggcgcccacgcgcctcattcaagcaatcaaataccacacgcgtgtagcataatctcccggcggcagaagcgacgtcccggagcgcctaaatgtcatcactgggagggtgatactgcttcagtcgtgtaacgcgCACGATATCACTCGACTGGGAAGCAGATGAGGTCTCAgaggcgatctcgtaggtgacgggagtcacagCACGAAGCACTCCGTATGGgtctgtgtaacgagacagcagtttttccgacaggccgacctgatgcgacggagaccatagaagcaccaaagaaccaggcgggaagtgtaTGTCttggtgtcgccggtcgtacaaacgcctttgactctcttgggatttcagaaggcgttcacgggcaatttcccttgcgtgggcacagcaggcgatggcgtcaagtgcatattcactggtcggcaccgcgtgaacagggagggttgtgtcgagggacagtgctggttctcggccgcagagaaggaaaaatggggaataaccggcttcGTCGTggtgcgaggaattataagcaaatatgacaaacggtagagcgaggtccctgtcagtgtggtctgaagagacatatttcgcgagcatgtctgtgagagtgcgattgagatgctccgtgaggccattcgtttgcgaATGGTATTACGAGGATAGCTTGTGcgtcgtggcacaggactgcaggatgtccgcgataacttttgatagaaATGTCGGGCCATGGTCTgcgagaagttgtcgcggagctccatgtaataaaatcaagtcgcgtagaagaaaatcggcgacatctgtggcgcagcttgtaggaagagctcgggtgatggcgtagcgcgtggcgtaattcgtcgccacagcgatccacctgtacCCAGAggtagaaaaaggaaaagggccaagtaaatccaaaccaacccgaaagaacgGTTCCGCGGGAAtatcgagtggttgaaggtacccagcagggtgcgtcgatggtgtcttgcgtcgctggcatttctctcacgcagctacgtatcttcgaacggagcgagcacgccctggccaaaagaagcgtcggcggatccggtcgtagatACGttacacacccaggtgaccggcagtggggaagtcgtgaagttcgtggagaacagccgagcgaaggtgtttagcgATCataaggagtaatgcagggccgtcagggtgaacgctgtggcggtagagtacgccgttttgaagtgtgaataagcaaaGGCAACTGTCGGAAAATGGCGATTCCACgtggtcaatgatgatacgcaaggatgggtcgcggcgctgctcgtcggcgacatggagcagtggaaaaacagagagaacacaggcgtcggggTTAGTAGCAGACGTAAAGGTCGCGTCTTCGTCTGAGTAGAGAAGAAGGTAATCTGAGTCCTGGTTTTGGCGTCCTcccttgtaagtcactgtgtagggatattcttgtagtcggagggccgaacgaccgagccggccagtaggatccttgagcgacgaaagccaacagaacgcatgatggtctgtgattactgagaaggggtTGCcttataaatatgggcggaacttgaaacagcccaaacgagagcaagacattcgcgcacggtaatcgaatagttgcgctctgcggTGTTCAGGAGCCGgttagcgtaggctataacgcggtcgtgtccatgttggcgttgcgataagacggcgtcgatcccataaccactggcatcggttcggacctctgtaggtgcggacgggcCAAAGTGGGCGAAGAACGCtagattggtgagaatcgtgataaggagTGAAAacgcggcagcctgaggggaaccccacgcaaaaggcacgtctttcttcctatgttcagtgagtggtcgagcggttgctgcgaaatctttcacgaaccttcggaaataagaacagagccccacaaaactccagAAGTATTTGACAAACTGGGGTACAGAAAAAGCCGTTACTGCTTGAACCTGCTCCGGGTCGGGTTGtgctccggaagcatcgacgagatggtcTAGCACTGTACTCTGTCGGCgtccgaagtggcacttcgatgagtttaaatggagcccagccttgcggaagacgtcaaggatagctgcgacgcgctcaaggtgcgtctcaaatgcaggagaaaacacaaggatgTCG is a window from the Dermacentor variabilis isolate Ectoservices chromosome 3, ASM5094787v1, whole genome shotgun sequence genome containing:
- the LOC142574558 gene encoding mite group 2 allergen-like Ixo r 2, producing MDVFGVLLPIPGLERNMCKVIECPIAKGNTYNGILEVDVPWFAPPMKSQVHLKLVGDKGVSICIKNNVVIA